CTGTTGAACGCCACGATGGCTTCAtcgttcttcatcagagtcagccccgattgttcccttttgtcagctcggtaggagaagctgaagcagtaaTAGCCTGTGACAGGAGCTTTGAAGAGGCCTGTAAGAAGAGAAACTTTGGGTTTTACTTGTTAAGCTCTCAAACCTGAGTGGAACTGAGCTGCTCTGCCCCTGAAGGAAACTGCCTGACGTGTGTCCATCAGCTGGGgagtgtgactcacctgtactGGTGTCGTACGCCTCCCCCACGTTGGTGATTGCCCTGTTGAAAATCAAAGTTGTGTCTCCCTGAAAGGGTCCAACATTCCCTCCTGTCTGTAGgactgctgtgaaaaggacacctgtaggaaacaaacaccctcatgctgttattgttattacagtGTTATATAAAGTACCATATAGAAAGAGGAGCTTcttcactcactcatctttgttgatggatCAGTCACGATAGAGGTCGTctgctcttggctctgtgtccacagctgttgagctcaggctgtctgtggctgcttttataCCATCAGTGATGTTTGGGTCAACAGGTCTGAACAAAACATGCGTTTCTCTGGGAATCTTTGCAATCTCCTCCACCCTGTTAATTGTATTTACTCAAGTTgagtaaatatttatatatggaagtaaatatttatatatggaatatttatatatttggaAGTTTTGCACAACAGACAGTTGACAGAAACAGGTGGGCACAGTTCTTCAGAGCTTGTGGATGGACCTTGAACAGTTGCCATGTTGAAGCGTGTTGAAATGACCTGCAAACTAACATGAAATTCTCTGGAAGATCAGGCGCTGCCATAGTAAACTTTAGACGTTTAGCTCCCTCTTAGATATTATCTTCTTGTTAAATGATTAATTCAACTCAAGCTTAAGGACCAAGGGTGGAATTTAATGGTTGTTTAACAGAATTGGAGGAGATGtggctttttaaattttttttaatatatgtttttaaTCGCTGTCCAGTGAATGAAACTGTAAACCTGTTAAATGCATGACATCAAAATAACTTTGTTGTTGcataactgcacatttactgatgtttgtaaaaatgatgaattcataaataacaaagatgtaaaaggaaaagaagtgatGAGACAGTTCAGGCCTTCAGAAATGACCTATAAGATATTAACTGATAGACCtaaacaaccaaatgtgatgattttgttcttgtgttctgggttgttttctttgagtggagcagcaacagttgaaGTCAATTCTAATCATTGTTCCCTGTCATGATCCCGTGTTTTCgcgtgttttgttgtttcttccgtgccacccagtacttcaagggatcctcagctcttgtcagaatttgttctttcaaatatctatgacagacagtaagacaatgaatgtctgagtaaaaaaaacagatgtttcaacacaacatctacaatagacacacacatactgttgaggtgtctccccttcacccagaaactaggtgaacgacccgaccaacgaccctgctaacgactctcaggtgaccacccagatcattagcatgcaaatggtccacaggggctatatattttcaagctctctccccagcgatttcagaactgaagaagccttctggatagaaggcgaaacgtcttcaagagaagaaacccagtccagttgacagagaaaactaccttggatacaatgacctggatgactgagaatttacacagatatATTCTCGTCATTCCTACCTCTCGGAAAACTTTCTCCGTTGTCTCAGGTCTCATCCTAGGCCCCCATGTGCCCCTCACTCGGAGGAACAATCTGCACTTCATGCACTCCACTTTTTCACTACGCTTTGCACATTCAAAAAATCTTATTGGAAcgccttcagctgctgttttttgcTAACGGGTCCTGCCTGAACCACATACTTAACAATGCGATCAGACCAATATGGACCCAGTGGACAATGACGCTGTTTGGCAAGCTTTGGTGGCACAGGGTGCGATGATTGGGGACCAGGGCAAGCTTTTGTTTGATATATGGAGCTCCCTCCAGAGTCTTTAGGCTCTGTCCTGGAGGCCCAACACCTGCTCACCTGCCATCCTGGGCTTACTAGGACCCTACACTTCCTTCAGGAACGCTTTGGTGGCCCTCCATAATCTGAAATACCAGGGCTTTTCATCTTGGCGGTGTCCATGTGGAAGTCCTGCCATCAACCTTCAGCTCTCAATCCTACAGTGGTTCTTGGGTTTTGCTAATTTCTATCGCCGATTTATTCAGACTATAGTGAGGTGGTAGCTCCCATTACTAGCCTAATCTCCATTTTAATGGTTTCCAGTGGTGCAGTGAGGTTGAAGGAGCATTCTGCTGGCAGAAGTGCCTGTTTGTGGTTAAGGTGGATGGCTCAGACTTAGGAGTTGGGGCATTTCTCTCCCAGCATGATCCAGctgaccagaagctccatccctGCAACTTGTTCAGTTGGTGGCTGTCCCCAGCGGTGGTAAACTATGATGTCAGAAATAAGAAGTTGCTTGCAGCTGTTGTGGTGCTGCATAAACGGAGACACTGTCGCAAGAATggtcggcggtggaggagacagagggagatggaagcTTCTTTTcccaaaaaaatatttttatttttctatgttcTGCTCTCTGGGTAGCAGCTTCCGGCTAATGTAAGCCACTGGCTGCAACTGTCCTTCATCCCCCTGCAAGAGGACCGCACCCAGGTCTCTCTCAGAAGCATCGATCTGCACAGTAAATGTTCTTTCGAAGTCTGGACTGAGGAGCACCGGCTCTTGACACAAAGAGTCCTTTAAGTCCCGGAACGCGCTCTCGCACTCCTCTGTCCACTCCACCTTGTTGGGTTGGCTCTTGCTGGTCAGCTCTGTCAGTACAGACGCCTTCGCTGAAAAGTTTGGTATAAAGCGCCTGTACCAACCTACAAGACCCAGGAACGACCGCACCTGCTTCTTGGTGGTTGGCCGCTTTGCAGCCAGGATGGCTTCCACCTTCCCCACCTGAGGGCGGATCACACCCCGTCCCAGAACATAGCCCAGGTAGGACGTCTCCTTCCTGGCCAAGGCACACTTGTTTGAGTGGATGGAAGACCTTAACCAAGGGGAGGACCTGCTGTAGATGACTGAGATGCTCCTCCCAGGTGGCACAgtagatgatgatgtcatcaaggtaGGCAGTGGCAAAGCTCTCCGTCCCCCTGAGAATTCTGTCCATACTCCAGCGTAGCGGTACCTCTTGGAGCCTTTGTGTGCGGTGACGAAGTTCTCCACCATGgtggcggcctctgctgctgttgctgggttCCGTTCTTTGACCCAGGTCCTCACCTCCGGATAGAGCATGCGCAGGTATGGCTCCAGCACCATGGTCTCCATGAGGgcctctttgctgcagctgtcgtACTTCACCCATTTACAAAACAGGTCTTCCAGGCATATGTACAGTTCTTGGTGTTTAGGTTCGTGGTGTTTCGTCTTGGCTGGTATCTAGAGGTCTGAATTGTGAGCGGTACGTTTCTGCATTAATGTCATATTTCTTTAGTATGACTTCTTTCAGTTTGTCAAAGTCCGTGTTATTTTCAGGGTCCATTGCAATGAAAGCACTCCTGGCTTTGCCTGTTAAGAGTGGTATAAGGTGGATTGCCCAGTCTGCCTTTGGCCactcacaggctgctgccagcttcTCAAAGGTCGTCAGATAATGGTCTATGTTGTCTGCATCTTCCAGCTTTGCCATCTTCAGCTTGTATGGCGTCTCCCCCCCGGTGgtggctgcaggcagttctGTTGTAGCCCCATGAGAGGGAACTGGAGTGGTCCCCCTCTCTCGCACTGTCTCCACATCCAGCTGTAgctgggtcacctgatgggcAAGGTCTGCATACTGCTGGGCTTGCTGGGCtgactctctctccagcttgtcATCTCTGGCTCGCTGCACCATCATAAAGGACTCGAGCATTCTTGCCAGCCGGTCCAGGGATGACTCTTTTGGGTtggctgctgtcgctgctgcaaCGTccccaactgctgctgctgctgcctcctcacagGCCTTCTTCCTCGTCGTCATCTTTGTAATCTTCTTCTGTCTCACTCCAAATCTCACTTCTGACACCACATGTCGCAAGAATGGttggcggtggaggagacagagggagatggaagcTTCTTTtcccaaaaatatatttttatttttctatgttcAAAAGCATGCAAAAATTTTCAGTGCTCAAAATATAac
The genomic region above belongs to Takifugu flavidus isolate HTHZ2018 unplaced genomic scaffold, ASM371156v2 ctg636, whole genome shotgun sequence and contains:
- the LOC130521003 gene encoding cerebellin-3-like, yielding MSVLFTAVLQTGGNVGPFQGDTTLIFNRAITNVGEAYDTSTGLFKAPVTGYYCFSFSYRADKREQSGLTLMKNDEAIVAFNSNKPGCLHVDNASSTACLELQRGDKVSVVLPNGCHVCGIGGTTSFTGFLISKA